The proteins below come from a single Chryseobacterium sp. MA9 genomic window:
- a CDS encoding DEAD/DEAH box helicase has product MAEYILDNINISTLSVYDLLKHTSDSAFIGIRDFREIYPAAIENNTGIFTKQSSLQDFPMVSISKVGSSLLCSCTCDNQKNQLCSHQAEIIHCIIEDKNYRLFFDDILRKKVLLSKAKIYGLENEPDLDQYFQIEYRDHKVEILPKIKEMLPVDEVMLQRNLLPQLPSRLDELAVLETGKKQILVIGKHRYYNHMTFSLMEAEITQTGKIKNPVTSVDAMQLIWKAEKPADIKFYTAITSFQNNYNEDYNPSELEALKLIVHNPLQLEVYYHDREIAETVSAKSLSQVELNTLDAEVQLSVFKKDPFYEITGEIQFNDISVPFKNIVLRNEYFVYNRNTFSFVDHPDMLRIIRFFKANNEILLIHSSKYEAFMQNILSAVEERIHINYSYIQPATKVQLEYKNYQTERVVYLSQQENYIGITPVMKYGDVEVPVYSRKQLFDTDQNGNPFKIERNESLEARFTSLIMQQHPDFEEQMDGYQYFYLHRDKFLDNNWFLDAFEIWRNEGVTILGFNEIKNNKLNSHRAKINIQITSGLDWFNAKLKVGFGPKEASLKQLHRAIRNKSKFVQLDDGSLGILPEEWIGKIAAYFHAGEIDEELLKIPKINFTEITSLFEKEILSQEVQEELTTYSTKFSKVKNIPKVNIPAELNAELRDYQHEGLNWLNFLDGFNFGGCLADDMGLGKTIQIIAFILSQREKRGHTSNLIVVPTSLLFNWQDEISKFAPSIKVLLHYGADRPKTTAHMSDYEVVLTTYGMLLSDIRFLKNFNFNYVFLDESQTIKNPNSERYKAARLLQSRNRIVLTGTPVENSTFDLYSQLSFACPGLLGSKQYFKDIYAIPIDKFEYSKRAVELQQKIKPFILRRTKKQVAKELPEKTETVIYCEMNAEQRKIYDAYEKELREFIAANDDDDLNKNSMHVLTGLTRLRQICNSPVLMKEGYSGENAVKIEILMEQILGKSKDHKILVFSQFVGMLDLIKTQLERRNIQFEYLTGQTKDRGERVANFQKNDDIRVFLISLKAGGVGLNLTQADYIYLVDPWWNPAAENQAIDRSYRIGQTKNVIAVRMICSNTVEEKILTLQKKKKQLAQNLLTTDGKKLQGFSKQDLMDLLESGS; this is encoded by the coding sequence ATGGCAGAATATATTCTTGACAACATCAATATCAGTACACTTTCTGTATATGACCTACTGAAACATACCTCAGACAGTGCATTTATCGGAATCAGGGATTTCCGTGAGATCTATCCGGCTGCTATTGAAAACAATACAGGAATATTTACAAAGCAATCTTCATTACAGGATTTTCCAATGGTCAGCATCAGCAAGGTTGGCAGTTCATTACTCTGCTCCTGCACCTGTGATAACCAGAAAAACCAGCTTTGTTCCCATCAGGCAGAAATTATCCATTGCATTATTGAGGATAAAAATTACCGCCTGTTTTTTGATGATATTCTCCGTAAAAAAGTCCTTCTCTCTAAAGCCAAGATATATGGACTGGAAAATGAGCCGGACCTGGATCAATATTTTCAGATTGAATACAGGGATCATAAAGTTGAAATTCTTCCTAAGATCAAGGAAATGCTTCCTGTAGATGAGGTGATGCTTCAAAGAAATCTTCTTCCTCAGCTTCCTTCCAGACTGGATGAACTGGCTGTACTGGAAACAGGAAAAAAACAGATATTGGTTATCGGTAAGCACCGTTATTATAATCACATGACCTTCTCCCTGATGGAAGCGGAAATAACTCAGACAGGCAAGATTAAAAATCCTGTGACTTCTGTAGATGCCATGCAGTTGATCTGGAAAGCAGAGAAACCTGCAGACATTAAATTTTATACAGCCATCACCTCTTTCCAGAATAATTACAATGAAGATTACAATCCTTCAGAACTGGAAGCTTTAAAGCTTATTGTACACAATCCTTTGCAGCTGGAAGTCTATTATCACGACCGGGAAATTGCAGAAACAGTTTCCGCAAAGTCACTTTCTCAAGTTGAATTGAATACTTTAGATGCCGAGGTTCAATTATCTGTATTTAAGAAAGATCCGTTTTACGAAATAACAGGAGAAATACAGTTTAATGATATTTCTGTTCCTTTCAAAAATATTGTACTCAGAAATGAATATTTTGTTTATAACAGAAACACTTTCAGCTTTGTAGACCATCCTGACATGCTCAGAATCATCAGATTCTTTAAGGCAAATAATGAGATTTTACTGATCCATTCTTCAAAATACGAAGCGTTTATGCAAAATATTCTCTCTGCCGTTGAAGAACGTATTCACATAAATTACAGCTACATACAACCCGCAACAAAAGTACAGCTTGAATATAAAAATTATCAAACTGAAAGAGTCGTTTATCTCAGCCAGCAGGAAAATTATATAGGAATCACACCGGTAATGAAATACGGAGACGTAGAAGTTCCTGTCTATTCCCGGAAGCAGCTTTTTGATACGGATCAGAATGGAAATCCCTTTAAAATAGAGAGAAATGAATCGTTAGAAGCCCGCTTTACTTCTTTGATCATGCAGCAGCATCCTGATTTTGAAGAGCAGATGGACGGCTATCAGTATTTTTATCTTCACAGGGATAAGTTCCTGGATAACAACTGGTTTCTTGATGCATTTGAGATCTGGAGGAATGAAGGGGTAACTATACTGGGCTTTAATGAAATAAAAAACAATAAATTAAATTCCCACCGGGCTAAAATCAACATTCAGATTACCAGTGGACTGGATTGGTTTAATGCTAAGTTAAAAGTGGGGTTTGGTCCTAAAGAAGCCTCTTTAAAACAGCTTCACCGAGCGATCCGGAATAAAAGTAAATTTGTTCAGCTGGACGATGGCAGTCTGGGAATTCTCCCTGAAGAATGGATCGGAAAGATTGCAGCTTACTTTCATGCAGGGGAAATTGACGAAGAGCTCTTAAAGATTCCAAAAATCAATTTTACAGAAATTACCTCATTATTTGAAAAGGAAATCCTGAGCCAGGAGGTTCAGGAGGAACTCACCACATATTCCACTAAGTTCTCAAAAGTAAAAAACATTCCCAAAGTCAATATCCCGGCTGAACTGAACGCTGAGCTCAGAGACTATCAGCATGAAGGACTGAACTGGCTTAATTTTCTTGACGGATTCAACTTCGGAGGGTGTCTCGCAGATGATATGGGACTTGGGAAAACCATTCAGATCATTGCTTTCATTCTGTCACAGCGTGAAAAACGAGGTCATACCTCCAATCTTATTGTAGTTCCCACTTCCCTGCTTTTCAACTGGCAGGACGAGATCAGCAAGTTTGCACCTTCTATAAAAGTTCTGCTTCATTATGGTGCAGACCGGCCAAAGACAACCGCTCATATGTCTGATTATGAAGTAGTCCTTACCACATATGGGATGCTTCTTTCAGATATTCGTTTTCTGAAAAATTTTAATTTCAATTATGTGTTTCTGGATGAATCGCAGACCATTAAAAATCCGAACTCGGAAAGATATAAAGCGGCGCGGCTGCTTCAATCGAGAAACAGGATTGTACTTACCGGTACTCCTGTTGAAAACAGCACTTTTGATCTTTACAGCCAGCTTTCATTCGCTTGTCCGGGTCTTTTAGGAAGCAAACAGTATTTTAAAGACATTTATGCTATTCCTATTGATAAATTCGAATACAGTAAACGGGCGGTAGAGCTTCAGCAAAAGATAAAGCCCTTTATCCTCAGAAGAACCAAGAAACAGGTGGCTAAAGAGCTTCCTGAAAAGACAGAAACGGTTATCTACTGTGAAATGAATGCAGAACAGCGCAAAATCTATGACGCTTATGAAAAAGAGCTTCGCGAGTTTATTGCAGCCAATGATGATGATGACCTGAACAAAAACAGCATGCATGTTCTTACGGGACTTACCAGGCTCAGACAAATCTGTAATTCTCCTGTTTTGATGAAAGAGGGATATTCCGGTGAAAATGCTGTAAAAATCGAGATTTTGATGGAACAGATCCTTGGAAAATCAAAAGATCATAAAATCCTGGTCTTCTCACAGTTTGTCGGAATGCTGGATTTGATAAAAACACAACTGGAACGCCGCAATATTCAGTTTGAATATCTTACAGGGCAGACTAAGGACAGAGGAGAAAGAGTAGCGAATTTCCAGAAAAATGATGATATCCGGGTATTTCTGATCAGCTTAAAGGCTGGCGGTGTTGGACTCAATCTAACACAGGCTGATTATATTTACCTTGTAGATCCCTGGTGGAACCCTGCGGCTGAGAACCAAGCTATTGACCGAAGTTACCGTATAGGACAGACCAAAAATGTAATTGCTGTAAGGATGATCTGTTCTAATACTGTGGAAGAAAAAATTCTTACGCTTCAGAAAAAGAAAAAGCAGCTGGCTCAGAATCTGCTCACTACAGACGGAAAGAAACTTCAGGGATTCTCTAAACAGGATCTTATGGATTTATTGGAATCCGGATCGTAA
- a CDS encoding SDR family oxidoreductase produces the protein MKTIFITGASTGLGKATAQLFQNNGWRVIATMRNPEAAADLAGLENVTVLPLDVTNPEQIKSTAKQALELGDIDVVYNNAGYGLIGPLEALTDEQIVKQLDTNLLGVIRVTQAFIPYFREQKKGMFISTTSIGGLVAFPLGSTYHATKWALEGWSESLAFELNTLGIDIKTVSPGGIKTDFVSRSLDSASSPAYEEMTNSLFSKMEGMMEAASTPEQIAEVVYEAATDGKKQLRYVAGEDAKAIYAQRLELGDEAFREQFGKQFI, from the coding sequence ATGAAAACAATTTTTATAACAGGTGCTTCTACAGGATTAGGAAAAGCAACTGCCCAATTATTTCAAAACAATGGATGGAGAGTAATCGCTACCATGAGAAACCCTGAAGCTGCTGCTGATCTTGCAGGTTTAGAGAATGTAACTGTACTTCCATTGGATGTTACCAATCCGGAGCAGATAAAGTCAACTGCTAAACAGGCTCTTGAGCTGGGGGATATTGATGTGGTTTACAATAATGCAGGATATGGCCTTATAGGGCCTTTGGAAGCTCTTACGGATGAGCAGATCGTAAAGCAGCTGGACACGAATTTATTAGGGGTTATACGTGTTACACAGGCATTTATTCCTTACTTCAGAGAACAGAAAAAAGGAATGTTCATTTCTACAACGTCTATAGGAGGACTGGTTGCATTCCCGTTGGGTTCTACTTATCATGCTACCAAATGGGCGCTTGAAGGATGGAGCGAAAGTTTAGCTTTTGAACTTAATACTTTAGGAATTGATATTAAAACAGTCTCTCCAGGAGGAATCAAGACCGATTTTGTAAGCCGCTCTCTGGACTCAGCATCCAGCCCTGCTTATGAAGAGATGACGAATTCTCTGTTTTCTAAAATGGAAGGTATGATGGAAGCTGCTTCTACACCGGAGCAGATTGCAGAAGTGGTGTATGAGGCTGCTACAGACGGCAAAAAACAGCTGAGATATGTAGCAGGAGAAGATGCTAAAGCGATCTATGCACAGCGCCTTGAGCTAGGTGATGAAGCATTCAGAGAGCAGTTTGGCAAACAGTTTATTTAG
- a CDS encoding AraC family transcriptional regulator — MEKKDNIPLKISSISELHDMLQLSKPLHPLVSLVDNTKMSIKKDMLKRSFILNFYKISYKYSTVGKMGYGQGYYDFNEGGMMFTAPGQVLSTDENAEYCGYTLLVHPDFIRSYPLAKNIKNFGFFSYDTNEALHLSDQEKTTITGLLDHIGNELNTAIDEVSQDVIVSYIDVLLNYSNRFYKRQFITRKAVNSDLLTKMDVVLEDYFNQQETLNKGLPTVEFLASTLNLSPHYLSDMLRNLTGLNAQQHIHEKLIEKAKEYLTTTGFSVSEVAYALGFEHPQSFNKLFKKKTDKTPLSYRQSFN, encoded by the coding sequence ATGGAAAAGAAAGATAACATTCCTCTGAAAATTTCATCCATATCGGAACTGCACGATATGCTGCAGCTTTCTAAACCGCTTCATCCGTTGGTAAGTCTTGTGGATAATACGAAAATGAGCATTAAAAAGGATATGCTGAAGAGAAGCTTTATCCTGAATTTTTATAAAATTTCATATAAATATTCTACTGTTGGAAAAATGGGTTATGGACAGGGATATTATGATTTTAATGAGGGAGGAATGATGTTTACAGCACCTGGGCAGGTTCTTTCCACTGATGAAAATGCAGAATATTGCGGTTATACTTTACTGGTGCACCCGGATTTTATCAGAAGTTATCCTTTAGCAAAGAATATCAAAAACTTTGGGTTCTTTTCTTATGATACGAATGAAGCGCTGCATTTATCGGATCAGGAAAAAACAACGATAACCGGATTGCTTGATCATATTGGAAATGAACTAAATACGGCCATAGATGAAGTAAGTCAGGACGTTATTGTTTCTTATATTGATGTTCTTCTCAATTACAGTAACCGTTTTTATAAAAGACAGTTTATCACAAGAAAGGCTGTAAATAGTGATCTGTTGACCAAAATGGATGTTGTGCTGGAAGATTATTTTAATCAGCAGGAAACATTAAATAAAGGTCTTCCTACAGTAGAATTTCTGGCCTCAACACTCAATCTTTCTCCTCATTATCTGAGCGATATGCTTCGCAATCTGACCGGACTGAATGCCCAACAGCATATTCATGAAAAACTGATTGAAAAGGCGAAAGAATATCTTACCACTACAGGGTTTTCTGTATCTGAAGTAGCTTATGCCCTGGGATTTGAGCATCCACAGTCATTCAATAAACTGTTTAAAAAGAAAACGGATAAAACACCTCTGAGTTACAGGCAATCATTCAATTAG